In the genome of Streptomyces sp. 846.5, the window GCGCGTCCCCGGCAAGGACCAGGCCCGGGTTCAGGTACAGGGCCGGGAGCTGCGGAGTGTTCCCGCTGAACGTCCCAGACCAAGTGGGGGTGGTCAGCAGGCTGGCCAGCAGGTCTTCCCGGTGGGAGAGCACGGCCGCCAGGCCGATGGCGTAGGTCGCCAGGAGGGAGGGGAGGTGGCGCAGCTTCTCCAACCCTTCCTGCGAGCTGCCGTGGACGGTCCCGCGGATGCGGTTAAGCCGCTCCAGTGCACGGGTCCACAGGCCGTTGTGGGTTCCGGCGTCGTCGTGGAAGACCCCGTTGGCCAGCAGGTGCAGCAGGGTGTCCGTGTCGGCCCGGTAGCCGCTCAGGTTCTCCTCGAAGACCCTGGCGAAGTCCGCACCGGCCGTGCCGCCCATGATGGGGCGGCGATCGAAGCCGGAGTTGGCGACGACGGCGGTGACCGTCTGGTCGATCAGGTCGCGGAGTTCGATCACGCGCACCGGGTCGAGCAGGACGCGCTTGAGGCGGACCACCGCCAGGTCGCGGGTGATCGGCGGGGCGGCCAACTGGTCGAACGCGTCGATGTTGCGCAGCAGGCGGGTGAACAGCTCGTCGGCGTCCCTGCCCTCGATCACGGTGGCGGAGTGCTGGGCGGTCAGGCGCTTGCTGTCGGCTCCGAGGGCGCCGTACTGGGACCAGAACAGCGGGTAGCGGCGGGAGCGGGTGCCTTCCAGGGCGCGCACCAGCGCCTTGTCCCACTCCGCCGACCAGCCGCAGACCAGCAGCCCGTACTCGTCCAGTACTCGCTCCAGCAGCCGCAGCTGGGCGTCGGGGTAGGTCTCCAGCTCGTCCACCGTGTTGCGCTGGGCCAGGTCGGCGTAGTCGCCGTGCAGCTTGATGATGGTGACCGCGCTGTGGGCCAGCGGCTGGATGGCGTCGTACTGGTCGGGCTGGTGGACGACCTGGGCGGAGATCGCGACCTCGTCCAGGGCGCTCTCCATCAGCCGGTCGAAGTTCGTGGTCACGATGACCCGCACGA includes:
- a CDS encoding SIR2 family protein translates to MPTGSTAPGGTFAGPRTVPAGAVDGETALAMSMHASPGVYAVLLGSGASIASGVKTGWGIVQDLVSRVAATHEADSSGAAVLAAEDPETWWSDTFGEQLGYSSLLAQVAKTPADRQAQLARYFKPDEGDDAPDGDKRPTAAHRALAQLVKRGIVRVIVTTNFDRLMESALDEVAISAQVVHQPDQYDAIQPLAHSAVTIIKLHGDYADLAQRNTVDELETYPDAQLRLLERVLDEYGLLVCGWSAEWDKALVRALEGTRSRRYPLFWSQYGALGADSKRLTAQHSATVIEGRDADELFTRLLRNIDAFDQLAAPPITRDLAVVRLKRVLLDPVRVIELRDLIDQTVTAVVANSGFDRRPIMGGTAGADFARVFEENLSGYRADTDTLLHLLANGVFHDDAGTHNGLWTRALERLNRIRGTVHGSSQEGLEKLRHLPSLLATYAIGLAAVLSHREDLLASLLTTPTWSGTFSGNTPQLPALYLNPGLVLAGDALNAVYHPTGGSRYRYPQSQWLQEELREPLRLVEPDDTAFLAAFDRFELLASMIALDVLPKPMNYVWEGVFLLDGRWGSMNGLAQQVQAELTADWPLLQAGAFGGDLDRAQAAYTALQTHKIEHPRF